The following proteins are encoded in a genomic region of Nicotiana sylvestris chromosome 4, ASM39365v2, whole genome shotgun sequence:
- the LOC104226725 gene encoding uncharacterized protein, producing MEVAIPYNEMDNFEFNSARSSPFTTPPSTPKPFNGEYYYSAPPSPSHLSQFYREFDSLFLADNNVEISSHVSGDDFAFDVSQELEKCSVSAEELFDGGMIKPLKPSPISETQTRNKKQETEHPFVISTQKNTRKSCAAERESRAKQRVSSNGSMSSSSSRRETRSLSPMRISQYQWEEEEEKESSNSTCSVLTSSFSNKGSRKWRFKDFFLFRSASEGRASDKDPLKKYTAACKEGKGSSFKGNDCPISSSKAIVTTRGRKKGQVSAHELHYTVNRAVSSDLKKRTFLPYKQGILGQLAFNPAVHALANGFGLSRKS from the coding sequence atggaagtAGCAATACCCTATAATGAAATGGATAATTTCGAGTTCAATAGTGCAAGATCATCACCATTTACTACTCCACCTTCTACACCAAAACCCTTTAATGGTGAATATTACTATAGTGCTCCTCCTAGTCCATCTCATCTCTCCCAATTTTATCGCGAATTCGATAGTTTGTTCTTAGCTGATAATAATGTTGAAATTTCTAGCCATGTTAGTGGAGATGATTTTGCTTTTGATGTTAGTCAAGAGTTGGAAAAATGTTCTGTTTCAGCTGAAGAACTGTTTGATGGTGGTATGATCAAGCCTTTAAAACCATCCCCTATttcagaaactcaaacaagaaacaAGAAACAAGAAACTGAACACCCTTTTGTTATTTCTACTcaaaaaaatacaagaaaaagtTGTGCAGCAGAAAGGGAAAGTAGGGCAAAACAGAGAGTTTCATCAAATGggagtatgtcatcttcttcaaGTAGAAGAGAAACAAGATCACTTTCTCCTATGAGAATTTCTCAATATCAatgggaggaagaagaagaaaaggaaagtagTAATTCTACATGTTCAGTTTTGACATCATCATTTTCTAATAAAGGAAGCAGAAAATGGAGATTTAAAGATTTTTTCTTATTTAGGAGTGCATCAGAAGGAAGAGCATCAGATAAAGATCCATTAAAGAAATATACTGCTGCTTGTAAAGAAGGGAAAGGTTCAAGTTTTAAGGGAAATGATTGTCCTATTTCTTCATCTAAAGCTATTGTTACAACAAGAGGAAGAAAAAAGGGACAAGTTTCAGCTCATGAATTGCATTATACAGTAAATAGAGCAGTTTCTTCTGATTTGAAAAAGAGAACTTTCTTGCCTTACAAACAAGGGATTTTGGGACAATTGGCTTTTAATCCTGCTGTTCATGCATTGGCTAATGGCTTTGGATTATCACGCAAATCATGA